From the Conger conger chromosome 14, fConCon1.1, whole genome shotgun sequence genome, one window contains:
- the ddx23 gene encoding probable ATP-dependent RNA helicase DDX23: MAGEPSEKKDGDPSAGKERERKRSRSRSRERERRGSPGKERKRHRSRERRRSRSRSKSAERDRRLKDKEREKDRDRARKDRDREKDSHRRDKDRGRKSRSASPKSKDGKLKRERDLKKEEDEEENKKKEKAQPLSLEELLAKKKAEEEAEAKPKFLSKAEREAEAIKRREQQTEERRKAVEDERKKRRVFQDIGRKMMEDPQERERRERRERMERENNGNEEDDGRQKIREEKDKGKELQAIKERYLGGVKKRRRTRHLNDRKFVFEWDASEDTSIDYNPIYKEKHQVQLYGRGFIAGIDLKQQKRDQSRFYGDLMEKRRTLEEKEQEELRLKKVRKKEAKQRWDDRHWSQKKLDEMTDRDWRIFREDYSITTKGGKIPNPIRNWKEYNLPPHIVEVIDKCGYKDPTPIQRQAIPIGLQNRDIIGVAETGSGKTAAFLIPLLVWITTLPKIDRIEDSDQGPYAVILAPTRELAQQIEEETIKFGKPLGIRTVAVIGGISREDQGFRLRMGCEIVIATPGRLIDVLENRYLVLGRCTYVVLDEADRMIDMGFEPDVQKILEYIPVTNQKPDTDEAEDPEKMMMNFESGKHKYRQTVMFTATMPPAVERLARSYLRRPAVVYIGSAGKPHERVEQKVLLMSEGEKRKKLLDVLARGFEPPIIIFVNQKKGCDVLAKSLEKMGYNACTLHGGKGQEQREFALSNLKAGAKDILVATDVAGRGIDIQDVSMVLNYDMAKNIEDYIHRIGRTGRAGKSGVAVTFLTKEDSTVFYDLKQAILESPVSTCPPELTNHPDAQHKPGTILTKKRREETIFA, encoded by the exons ATGGCTGGCGAACCCTCAGAGAAGAAGGACGGCGACCCGTCCGCGGGGAAGGAGCGCGAGAGGAAACGCAGCCGCTCGAGATCCAGGGAGCGCGAGCGCAGGGGCTCTCCCGGCAAAGAGCGCAAGCGCCACCGGTCTCGCGAGCGGAGGAGGTCCCGCAGCCGCTCCAAGTCCGCAGAAAG AGACCGGCGTCTGAAagacaaggagagggagaaggatcGGGACCGGGCTCGCAAGGACCGCGACCGTGAGAAGGACAGCCATCGCCGTGACAAAGACCGCGGCAGGAAGTCCAG GAGCGCTTCCCCCAAGTCCAAAGATGGCAAGctaaagagagaaagggatttgaagaaagaggaggatgaagaggaaaataagaagaaagagaag gcacagcctctctctctggagGAGTTGTTGGCGAAGAAGAAagcagaggaagaggcagaggccAAG CCCAAGTTCCTGTCGAAGGCGGAGCGGGAGGCCGAGGCCATAAAGCGGAGGGAGCAGCagacggaggagaggaggaaggcgGTGGAGGACGAGCGGAAGAAGAGGAGGGTGTTCCAGGACATCGGGAGGAAGATGATGG AGGACCCTCAGGAGCGTGAGCGGCGTGAACGGAGGGAgcggatggagagagagaacaacggCAACGAGGAAGACGATGGGCGGCAGAAGATCCGTGAGGAGAAGGACAAGGGCAAAGAGCTGCAGGCTATTAAG GAGCGGTACCTGGGAGGagtgaagaagaggaggagaacgcGTCACCTGAACGACAGGAAGTTTGTGTTCGAGTGGGATGCGTCCGAGGACACCTCCATCGATTACAACCCCAT ATACAAAGAGAAGCACCAGGTGCAGCTCTATGGCCGTGGCTTCATCGCTGGGATCGACCTCAAGCAACAGAAGAGGGACCAGTCCCGTTTCTACGGAGACCTGATGGAGAAGAGGCGCACactggaggagaaggagcaggagga gctGCGGCTGAAGAAGGTTCGGAAGAAGGAGGCCAAGCAACGCTGGGACGACCGGCACTGGTCCCAGAAGAAGCTGGACGAGATGACGGACCGAGACTGGAGAATCTTCCGGGAGGATTACAGCATCACCACCAAGGGCGGCAAGATCCCCAACCCCATCCGCAACTGGAAGGAGTACAACCTGCCGCCCCACATCGTGGAGGTCATCGACAAGTGTGGCTACAAG GATCCCACCCCCATCCAGAGGCAGGCCATTCCCATTGGCCTACAGAACAGGGACATCATCGGCGTGGCCGAGACCGGCAGTGGCAAGACGGCCGCCTTCCTCATCCCTCTACTGGTCTGGATCACCACCCTGCCCAAGATCGACAG GATTGAGGACTCGGACCAGGGCCCGTACGCAGTGATCCTCGCCCCCACCCGTGAGCTGGCCCAGCAGATCGAGGAGGAGACCATCAAGTTCGGGAAACCGCTAGGAATCCGCACCGTGGCGGTGATCGGAGGAATCTCACGAGAGGACCAGGGCTTCCGCCTCAGGATGGGCTGTGAG ATCGTCATCGCCACGCCCGGGCGTCTGATCGACGTGCTGGAGAACCGCTACCTGGTGCTGGGCCGCTGCACCTACGTGGTCCTGGACGAGGCCGACCGCATGATAGACATGGGCTTCGAGCCCGACGTGCAGAAGATTCTGGAATACATCCCCGTCACCAACCAGAAGCCCGACACAGATGAGGCCGAAGACCCGGAGAAGATGATGATGAACTTTGAGTCAGGAAAACACAAGTACAGACAG ACTGTGATGTTCACGGCTACCATGCCCCCGGCAGTAGAGCGGCTGGCTCGCAGTTACCTACGGCGCCCCGCGGTGGTGTACATCGGCTCTGCAGGCAAACCGCACGAGAGGGTGGAACAGAAGGTTCTGCTCAtgtcagagggagagaagag GAAGAAGCTTCTGGATGTTCTGGCCCGAGGATTCGAGCCGCCTATCATCATCTTCGTTAACCAGAAGAAGGGCTGTGATGTACTGGCCAAGTCCCTGGAGAAGATGGGG TACAATGCCTGCACACTGCACGGTGGTAAGGGGCAGGAACAGAGAGAGTTTGCGCTCTCCAACCTGAAGGCCGGTGCAAAGGACATCCTGGTGGCCACAGACGTGGCCGGTCGAGGTATCGACATTCAGGACGTCTCCATGGTCCTCAACTACGACATGGCCAAGAACATCGAGG ACTACATCCATCGTATCGGCCGTACCGGTCGCGCGGGGAAGAGTGGTGTGGCCGTGACCTTCCTCACCAAAGAGGACTCCACCGTCTTCTACGACCTGAAGCAGGCCATCCTGGAGAGCCCCGTCTCCACATGTCCCCCGGAGCTGACCAACCACCCGGACGCCCAGCACAAACCCGGCACCATCCTCAccaagaagaggagagaggagaccaTCTTCGCCTGA